GCTATGTCCAGAAACaccgcccgctgcgccgcgacacGCGTAGAAAACCTGCATCAGTGGATCTTGGCCGTCAAGCAGCCATCTCTGCCTACCGCAGCCTCCGCAGCTCCTACTCTTTCGGACACAGCGCAGGAGCGCGGGGTGCGCAGCGTGCGCTCCGACAGCGCCACGATGGACGGTAGTAGGCGCCACAGCTCCGCATCAGTCGTGGTGCGCCTTCCCCTGGAAGAGCGAATTGGTCTGCCCGAGTTGAAGAGCATCATGCGCGCTTTCCAAGTGCCCCCGCTCGGGGCAGATGGCCAACTGCTGAAAGCGCCATCAAGCGAGAGCCCAGGCAGCGGAACCGCTGACGGTGTTGTAGCGCCACTGAAGACGCATCGCTCGGCAAATGAGCTGTCCGCCATCGTGGCTGACCTCCACCGAAAACCCCATTCAGCGCATCCGCCCGACCAGAATAGCACAGGTGACCCCACTGGCGCGCATTCACCCGCAGAGGGTAAGCAACAGATGCACCTGCatgctcctgctcctgcgcTTTCCTCATCGAGGTTAGCCTTGCGGAGCTTGTCTCAGGAGGAGTTCGTCCACGCCATCCAGAGCGCAGTGCCGTCTGCTACTCTGCCCGAGATCCAGGCGCTGCTCAGCAAGACAATCTCCGAGACGCAGGACACCGTCTCCTGGAATGAACTGACCGCGTTTCTGGTGACACGCTCGCGACAGAAGGCCGACCTCGCCCTCGAGAATCAGCGCTTCGTCCTTGGCGGCCCGCCACGTGGGATGCGCTTCGACGAccagcacagcagctccATCACATGCGTCGCGGTGGagccggtgcgccgccttctcgtgACGGGCTGCAGCGAGGGCTCTGTGCGGGCCtggagcagcggcaatgACCTTGCCTACCGAGGCCTACTGCTGCAGGTGGATAAGTGGATTGTAGGGCTGCACTGGGGGTGCAACAAGCGTGTTCTCTACGTCGTCACCATGGATCGCTGGGTTTATATCCTGGACGGGACCACGTACGAGGTGCTCCGCGTCTACCACGGCCGCGGCATCACTCAGTCCTCGGTCAGCATGACGTACGCTAACGAGACGATCGACACTGTGCACGTGGGCGGGGTTGCGCTATCGAAACTCACCGCATCCAGTGCTCGCAGCTACGGAAGCGCGCGCCTCATCCCACATGGCATCGGCTCCCCGGGTAAATCGAggacgccgccgtcatcgcgTCCCCTCACTAGCCGCGCCGGCTCGCGGGAGTCGCATGAAGAGCGCACTCGACGTCTGCTCTTCTCTGTCATGCACCTGTGCCGCGCCGTGCGTCCCGCGCGCAAAGAGACGGATGCCGCCGAGCACCCGCGCCGCAACTGGTCAACACAGACTGGGGatgccaccgcggcagcaggtgCGAGCGCGTCACCGGCGTCCCCGTCGTGCACAGAGGTGTCATCTCCTTTGCCTACATCCATCCTGACGACGATGTACTCGCTCACAACCGCCGACGCAGCTGAGGTGCTGCACCAGAACAACACTCCGCTAACCGGGGCTGGCAGAGGTCCTTATGTTCACCAGCAACTAGACGAGTGCGTTCTCACTGCCTTGATCGACCctgtgacggcgacggcgtttCACGAATCTGCTTTCCAAGaggatgtgctgctgctgggcacgAGCGCAGGCGACGTCTTTCTCTTTCAGCTTGCGCAGCATCACCACCTCAACACAAATCGGGTGCTCGTGGCGCGGCACGTCTTCCGccggctgcaccgcggccgcgtcACAAAACTGGATCTTCTGTTGCCTCTGCACGCGCTAGTCAGCTCTGGCGATGACGGACACGTCCGCGTCATGTCCCTCGTAACTGGGGAGCCACTTCGGTCCTTCTATGCGGCTGACCTCCCCGAGCAGCATGCGAGCGTAACCGACTTTGACTTGCACCCGCAGCTGAAGATGTTGCTGACTGTCGGCCCAGAGCGGCGTGCGCTCGTCTGGGAATGGACTCAGCCCTCTCCCATCGCACTACTCGACCCGGCCAACAGCCcatgctgcggcggcgccttcaTCGGTGACCGAGTGCTGACGATTAGCCGCGATGGGGTGCTGCACGTGTACGACTGCAAAGGGTTTCACCTCCAGCAGGAAGTCTCCTTGGCCACGGCGGGCTCCCTCGATCgcttcggcagcgccgtcgggGCCACCCACTCCGCCATCTCGCAGGTGCACGTggacgaggcgcagcagagggtTCTGTGTTTTGGGCACTTCCCGTTTTCCCTGCGCGTGAAGTGGCAGGTCTCCTCTGGCTTTCCGGAGCGCTACCGAGGCCACCACGTGCCGATTCTCACGACGTTGTCTTCGCGTCCCTTTCGGCAGGTGGTGACGGTGGGCACAGACGGTGTCGTCATGACGTGGACGCCGCGGACAGGGGCGAACGAGTTTTCGTTTCCACTCTCGAACTTCTCGAACATGGCAACAGCTTCAGTCCCGCTTCGACCGACGGCTGTCTCCATGGACCTCTTGCAGCGCCGCCTACTCACGGGCTTTGCCGGCGGCATCATGGTTGTATGGAACATCCTGAACGGCCAAGTGGAGCGCGTCTTGACAGCTGCCCCGGCAGCTGCGTTACCGTCGCCTTCGTCCTCGCCGGCGGCTTCGAATGGCacagcgaggaagagagtgAAGCCAATGTCCGGCCGTGGTAGatctgccgccaccgcctctgtgGAGAGACCTGCGgccacagcgacagcggtggcgttgACTTCACCGAGCCGTGACGTCACCGCCGTCGGCTCGTTTCTGCGGCACCGCTCCGTTTCGTACATCTTCGTCCTCGCCTCGCGCGTGTACGTAGACGCGGCGGTGGAAAGCTCTGGCGCCGCagagcggtgcagcagcccTCAACTCGGCGAGTACTCTACCACTCCGGCGTCATCATGGACGGTGCCGGGTGCATTTGGCGATGTGGCAACGATAGTGCAGCTAGGGATGCAGCTTGTCGGGTGCGCAACCGCCTCTGGAGCAGTTCTCGTGTACAACGTGCTCTTCGATCGGCAGGAGGGTGCGCCGCTGTGGGTGCAAGAGTCTCTGCTATCCCCGACTTGGGTCACCGGCGGCATTCTCTCTCCGACGTCAACGGTGAACGCCGCATGCGATTTCGCCAGCGTTGAAGGTTCGAGTACATTACTGTGGAGAAACGGCACCGTGTCGGCTGCCGGCCGGCGgatgagcggcagcggcgtgcttGCCGGAACGCAAAGCCAGCGCGCCGTCCCTGGCGCCGCCCCGCTCTTCCTCGGGTCCCTTGCGAACCGATCGGGGGCTGCGGGGGCAGCCCAGGCTGCCGGTGCTGACCCGgtggccacggcggcagcgacgacaggCGCAGTTGTCTCGCGCGTAAGTTGCCTCATGACGCTGCCGGCTGTTCACCCGCGGCTGCTGTTCGTGGGACAGGAGGACGGCACCGTGTCGTTCTGGCACACGCTGCGTCGCGTTTGCCTGGGTGCCGTGAGTTTGACAACTGCGGCTGGTGTCGAGGATGGGAGGCAAGGGGAGAGCACGGAGTGGGGTggaggcgaggcggtggtggacaTGGACATGGAGGAGACAGATGGGCAAACGCTCGTGTTCGGTGACGGTGAGGGCAAGGTTCACGTATGCCGTTTGAAGTGGAAGATGCTGGCGGACTCGCACGAGCAGACGGCTGCTCTCGCGATGCCTAATCTGGCCTTGTACTGCCGGACGCCAACGCCAACGAAGGGGCAACTTCCCGCGGttgcagcgtcggcggcgagcTCGGCAGAGGATGCGACGGCTTCCGAGCGGGCGCTGCCGGTACTGCAGGAACtggagcgcgtgcacgtgtttTCAAGTGGGCTCAAGCTGTCTGGCATTCGTCTTGTcctcgccgacgaggagACCGCGGCCGTCCGTACCGCCGTACCGCTGCCCAAGGCGAAGGCAGGCGCCGAAGATGTTGGTATCGCACCGGAAGAGGGCGGGGGCAGAGACGCCCTCAGCTCCTCGCTGGGGACGCACAAGGATACCGACAGGCCTCGCCTGCTCATCATCTGCACTGGCATCGACCACTTCGTGCGTGTCTTCACCTTGGCAGGCGTCCCCATTGGAGAACTCGGCATGGACGAGTGGGACACTGCGCGGCCGTCGACCTTCCGCTTCATGGGCGAGCCGACCGTGCCGCCTGCCGTCCTGCTGCCGTGCTCGCTTGCGGGCAACTTCACGTGGCAGCAAGACGGACACGACAAAATcaagaggagcagctgctacCACGATTACTTGGCCGACCTGTACGCGACGCACCATGCACGACCTGCGATGCTGGACGGGCCCCCCAAGGGGCTTGCATGCAGTGGCAACGTGCCGCcgggcggcaccgcagcgttACGGCGAACGATGGGTGGAACCGTCTACCTTGGCTGTCCCGACAGCACCCCGtcacgcgccgccgtcaggGCGTCGTTGGTGGACCGTCCGTCACCTGCTATCGACGCCCCGCACTTGGTGGATAGGGTCAGGAGCGCCGCGGGAGTGGACAAGCGGCAGAGCCACGGAAACTCAAAAGCGGTCGCTTTCACGAAGAGCGTCGAAACGGGCACGACGGCTGCACCCGAACTCTTCTCCGAGGACGGTGGCAGCCTGCTCCCGTCTCACCTGAGCCCCGGCCAACGGCGCCCCGCCAACCAAGGCTTCCACGCGCGCCTCCGGCAAAGCACGCGGCACTTGTGCGAGAAAGATCGNNNNNNNNNNNNNNNNNNNNNNNNNNNNNNNNNNNNNNNNNNNNNNNNNNNNNNNNNNNNNNNNNNNNNNNNNNNNNNNNNNNNNNNNNNNNNNNNNNNNNCTGCCTGTGACTCCTCTCGTGGCGCTCTCCTCTACCGCGGCCTCCCTCCCAACAACGCCATGTCAGGGCTCCTTTCTCTGTCCCTggtgagaggggagggcagatGATACGTTTGCTCTTTGGCGAGGCTCCTGCCCTTCTTTCGGGGCTGCCGTGCTAGTgcgtatctgtgtgtgtgtgtgtgtgtgtcccgGAATCCTTTGCCTCCGCTTTCAAAAGGCAACGGAAAAGCGTTATATCTAGGCATAActctctctatatatgtatacatgCATATCTAGTCCCATAAATCATCACGATGTACTCTCCTCCCCGATCCTTccgtcttctctccctcgACGCAGTTGACGTCACTTCGCGTCTATGTCtattcgtttttttttttgctgtcgTTTGCAGAAACGTGCAACTTTTTTGTGCCTCTCCGCTCGAACTCTCTGTGCCTGTACAGCTTGTACGTACGTGTGTCTATatttgtgtgcatgtgcgtatgtatgtgtgtgtgtgcttgtgttcAGATCTCAacgctcccctccctctgtccTATCGTCATGTTTACTCTCTCTTTGCCAGCTCGCTCGTTCTCGTAtgcatcttttttttttcttgtgtctGTACCGACACAGCGACCCCGGTGACAGGAGGGGGCGCACCTCAGTGCATGGCATCTCCGGGCCCAGCGCACCTtccccccccactctctctcggtCGGAGGAAGTCATGCACTATCCCCtcccctatcccctgccaaatgccgagccacctctggcgcTGGCAgggcggtgcatcgctgctgacaGCGGACCGCCAGGCCCtgggcggcgtggcgtcCGGGTGATCTGCAGCCGCgaacgcgcgtgtgcactctccacatgatgggcagagtgtccgcgtgactcgaacgcatcccacccatccacccctccccgcccccggccctcgcacggcccactggtgtggggaggccTGAGCCGCCccgaggagaggggggtgggggtaggCTGCaccagggggggggcagccgGCACAGCGGGGGAacggctgtgaggcgacctgcgaggcggtggGTGAGCGGGTAGAGCTggagggcgggggccgtGCCCCATATGACCGAGCCGGCGCATCTGGtgcgatgcgtgcgtgtctgtggcatccgctgcaccacgctggggggggggcctgtggcagggtAGGGATGGAGCTGGCGGTGAGTTCCTGCTGTATAACAGGATGGGCACATTAAACGAGAAAATGCATTCCGACCTTGTCGTGCGAGCGTGCCGAGGTCCATGCTCTTGCGTGGTTGCGTGATTTTTAGGCTACACAGGGAAACAAAATTAGCCAAAGCAAGGGTTAGTGTTCCCGGCAGCAACACTACGGGGAACGTGCGAATGCTGAAGAGGCAGGGCAAGTAGGCCTTGTCACCATTTTCTGTGATCCAATCCGTTCTTCGGTGAGCAGAAATGAAACGGGGCTGGTACGACGCCACAAGCAGCGGGGTATGCACATTCGTCAGTGCTTGTCTGCGACGCGCAGTTGCCGCTCTCCCTGTGCTCTGCCGCTCCTTTCGTTTTTCCTGCCGCCGAACTGTGTGATACCTCGGCCTTTCAACCCCCTTCACGGATCGCCGCGTTTTGCTGCCCAGCTATCCCTATCTCACTctgcgcttcttctctttccttgTCGCGCACGCGGACCTACTCCATCTACCGACTATGTGGCACGGAcacgcacagccaccgcAAGAGCAGAACGTGACGCTACGGCATATCTTTTTGCCGAAACTGCACCCTCTTAatcccctcctcttttttcctcTGTATTCTGAGCTACGACTtcgtacgcacacacaggcacgaaACTTGCCATCCACTATCTCGCTTGTTCGGCGTGTCTGCCTTCTTTGTATTTTTGCGTCTATGTGGGTCTTCGAGCAGCTTGCACTCTTTCTCTCATTGCCGAGCACCTTTACCGCAACCTCCTCTTTTCCATTCCTCGCTTTTTACACGCGTAAGCCCCTTGtctctcacgcacgcgcacgcacacacgcacagtcGTCGCACACGTCGTAGCCGGTTTCTGCAGGCAGCAGAAAAGCTGTCGCACAAGCCTCCCCACTCCctagcagcagcacatgcgctgacgttctccccctcttctcctcgcaTTCCTTTGTCCCCTCCGTCCTCGTTGCGCGGCTTCCAATCAGCACCTCGTCTCATTCATGATTTTGTTGTTGTCCCCGGCCCACTGTCGTCTCCTGGTACGTCCCTCGCTCGCGCCCCTTCCCCTATCATTCTtgctatatatatatatatgtgtgtgtgtgtgtgtgtgtgcgtgtgcgtctgcttAGCGCTCTGGCTGCTCCTTCGTGTGTCTCGTCCAGTAGGCGTCAGGACCTCTGCGTGTTTGATGGTGTTCTTTTCGTTTGGGCTCATCCAGCACTGTGGCGTgtctccttctcttctccccctccccctctccttccccttccttccgtccttcctcctcgccgcgcgTCGTAAAGGTGCACACGGTGCATGTGAGTACTTTTttttgcgcgcgcgcgagtgtGTAATCTTTGCTTGTGTCGTCGTCGAGTGCTCTCCCTCTGGTTTGCATCTCATTTTCTGGTTCTGCTGTTGTTGgcgtcctctcctccctctcctacAACTTGTTGTGGTTGCGGTCTCGGCCTCCGACTTGGACTCCATCAACGTCGCCTCCTCTTGCTTGCCACACTTGCTCTTATtgttctgtgtgtgtgccccctcctcgtTTCTCACCGCCGCTTTATTGCCTGTTCAGGGCGCTTGCAGTCGCTCTCGCTCATCGCTTGGTTCAGTTCTTGCTTACAGACCTCATCGGGCCACATCACGGGAGAGTTTCATGGCGCGTTGCGCGCCACATCATCCACTCGGTTCCttcgctgcacctcctccagcggcaaagagaaaagaaagagaggcagcAGTGATCGGCAACACGATGGCTCACTCGAACCAGTTCGCCCCGATCATCCAATCGCTCCTGGACACGGATGCCTACAAACTGCACATGCAGCAGGCCGTCTTTCACCAGAACCCAACCGTGACTGCGGCCTACAAGTTCAGCTGCCGCGACAAGGATGTCCACCTTGGCATCTACGCGGATCAGGTgtacgcgcacgtgcagcagaTGGCCCATGTGCGACTGACCCAAGAGGAATGCGCCTACTTGGCAACCCTGCCCTACTTTAAGGAGGACTACCTCGAATACCTGCGCGGCTACCGCTACAAGCCGGAGCAGGTGCAGATtcgcgccgtgccgccgacgATGGCATGCGAGAAGAACGAGTTCGGCGAGGACGGCTCCGACCTGGAGGTGACGGTGGAGGGGCCATGGGTGGAAACAATTCTGTGGGAAATCCCGCTACTGGCGATCGTCAGCGAGGTCACCCAACGCAGCCGCCACTCTCGCGTGGGTCCGGCTGAGGCGCTGGCGAACCTGCACGAGAAGTTGGAGCTGTTCTTCGCTAATcacacggaggaggagcttgCCACTTTCAAGGTTGCTGAGTTTGgcacgcgccggcgctgcagccaggcggtgcaggaggtggTCGTGCGAACACTAAAGGAGGATGTGCGATTCGGACCGCACCTGGTGGGCACGAGTAACTACGATCTGGCGCGGCGCCTTGGTCTGCCGCCTGTGGGCACTCAAGCGCATGAGTGGTTTCAGGCCTTTCAGCAGCTTTCTTCAGAGCTGCGCCGTTCTCAGATTATGGCGATGGACCACTGGCTACAGGAGTACCCCCAGTGTCTCGGCATTGCGCTCACGGATTGCATCACAATGGACGCCTTCTTGAAGGACTTCGACACGCGTCTGGCGAACGCCTATCAGGGACTTCGGCAAGACTCGGGTGTACCCACGGAGTGGGGCCAGAAGGCCTTGAATCACTACAAGCTTCTCGGGATCGATCCCCACACCAAGACTCTCGTCTTCTCAGACGGGCTCGACCTGGAGAAAGCGGTGGAGTTGTACAACGGCTTCAAGGAGGACACAAATGTGCTATGTGGCATCGGCACGCAGCTGACGTGCTCCATTAAAGGAGTTCGCTCGATTAACATCGTCATGAAAATGGTCCGATGCCAGGGCAGGCCAGTCGCGAAGCTGTCGGACAGCCCCGGCAAGATCATGTGCGACGACCTCGAGTACGTAGagaagctgaaggaggcTTTTAACGTTTAAATGAGCCCCATATAGTATGGAGATCCGGCACGGTTGAGGAAGGACGTAATAGCTACAAGTGCAAGCGGCAAGGAGTACCTAACGTTGACGCGTGAGCAAAGAGGGGGGGAGACACGAGTAGCGATGggcgaaaaaagaaaagatgTGCGGGTGTGGCGGCACCTAGGCTGCCGCGCCGTACCTCTCTTGTCAAGCAGCTTCGCCTCACACCTTGTCCCCTCCCCGCGGGTGGCAcatgtgctgctggtgctgctacTGTAGTTGTTCTCTTCgcctttcccccttttcccccATTAGCGGcctaatatatatatatatatatcgcCCTTTGTTTCTGTGTGCATATATTCTCAaggcatatatatatatacatacgcATAAGTGGCGTTACCGGTTCCCGCAtcgtcatcatcatcatctctctgtctccctcccccctgttCTGCCTTCCTTGTGTTTTTAGT
This genomic stretch from Leishmania infantum JPCM5 genome chromosome 33 harbors:
- a CDS encoding putative nicotinate phosphoribosyltransferase, producing the protein MAHSNQFAPIIQSLLDTDAYKLHMQQAVFHQNPTVTAAYKFSCRDKDVHLGIYADQVYAHVQQMAHVRLTQEECAYLATLPYFKEDYLEYLRGYRYKPEQVQIRAVPPTMACEKNEFGEDGSDLEVTVEGPWVETILWEIPLLAIVSEVTQRSRHSRVGPAEALANLHEKLELFFANHTEEELATFKVAEFGTRRRCSQAVQEVVVRTLKEDVRFGPHLVGTSNYDLARRLGLPPVGTQAHEWFQAFQQLSSELRRSQIMAMDHWLQEYPQCLGIALTDCITMDAFLKDFDTRLANAYQGLRQDSGVPTEWGQKALNHYKLLGIDPHTKTLVFSDGLDLEKAVELYNGFKEDTNVLCGIGTQLTCSIKGVRSINIVMKMVRCQGRPVAKLSDSPGKIMCDDLEYVEKLKEAFNV